In Saccharothrix violaceirubra, the following are encoded in one genomic region:
- a CDS encoding DUF427 domain-containing protein gives MVIATWNGQVVARSDDTEIVEGNHYFPADAVDREFLRPSDTTTVCPWKGTASYHSLEVDGAVNPDAAWYYPAPKEAAANIKDRIAFWRGVEVTES, from the coding sequence ATGGTGATCGCAACGTGGAACGGCCAGGTCGTCGCGCGCAGCGACGACACGGAGATCGTCGAGGGCAACCACTACTTCCCGGCCGACGCCGTCGACCGGGAGTTCCTGCGGCCCTCCGACACGACGACGGTGTGCCCGTGGAAGGGCACGGCGTCCTACCACTCGCTCGAAGTGGACGGCGCGGTGAACCCCGACGCCGCGTGGTACTACCCGGCCCCCAAGGAAGCGGCGGCGAACATCAAGGACCGGATCGCGTTCTGGCGCGGCGTCGAGGTGACCGAGAGCTAG